In Haloimpatiens massiliensis, the following are encoded in one genomic region:
- a CDS encoding LTA synthase family protein produces the protein MKKILGYLDLVLFLILVTIKVTIYGDMVNPYFNIKYILGPTLASIVVIASISLLFKPKGRSRYLYICNIIITCVLIADINYFRYYKDIISIPVIKNGILLGAVNQAVKSILKPQDLLLLIDILLIPIFKKIFKFKFNNIYSSYMEIKNAHVPFKLRALSFTLIFALSLYSDGYYINKLRTEQPRLIEGMYNKIYIINSLGNINCHALDVYNFAKKSFFDKKSLDDEKADEIKTYLNANSKNSGSKLKNVGKDKNLIMIQVEALQGFVINKKIEGQEITPNLNRWLKKSLYFDNYYYQVAGGNTSDAEFMSNNSLYPASSGAAYYIYSGDEFNSLPKLLDKKGYYSAAFHGYKEGFWNRNAMYVKEGFDKFYGEKSFNIDEKIGLGLSDESFFKQSLEEIKSFKEPYFSFLVTLTSHFPFEATDKYGEFNVGNLEGTFTGNYLKSIHYADKQLGMFLDQLEKDGIMDDSIIVLYGDHFAIPKNHAEELYTFVGETGNDEFTWMKHQKVPLIMHFPKDAHKGVNSVVSGQMDVFPTLCNMFDLKNPYKFGRDLFNVKDRLVVFRTGSFIDNNVFYSSSSKKYYDLKTGQEVKETDALKKKKEEALKHLDYSDTLLDHNLIKKFTENK, from the coding sequence ATGAAAAAAATATTAGGTTATTTAGACCTAGTGCTATTTTTAATTTTAGTCACTATTAAGGTAACAATTTATGGTGACATGGTGAATCCATATTTTAATATTAAATATATTTTAGGTCCTACCTTGGCATCTATAGTAGTGATTGCATCTATATCTCTTTTGTTTAAACCTAAGGGAAGAAGCAGATACCTATATATATGTAATATAATAATTACCTGTGTACTTATAGCTGACATAAATTATTTTAGATATTATAAAGATATTATTTCTATACCTGTTATTAAAAATGGTATTTTACTTGGAGCTGTGAATCAAGCTGTAAAAAGTATATTAAAACCTCAAGATTTATTATTACTTATAGATATACTTCTAATTCCTATATTCAAGAAAATATTTAAATTTAAATTCAATAATATATATTCTAGTTACATGGAAATTAAAAATGCTCATGTGCCATTTAAATTAAGAGCTTTAAGTTTTACATTAATTTTTGCTTTATCACTTTATTCTGATGGATATTATATAAATAAATTAAGAACTGAACAACCAAGACTTATTGAAGGTATGTATAATAAGATTTATATAATCAATTCCCTTGGAAATATAAATTGTCATGCACTGGATGTATACAACTTTGCTAAAAAAAGCTTTTTTGACAAAAAATCTTTAGATGATGAAAAAGCGGATGAAATAAAAACTTACTTAAATGCAAATTCAAAGAATTCTGGAAGTAAGCTTAAAAATGTAGGTAAAGATAAAAACCTAATAATGATACAAGTTGAGGCTCTTCAAGGCTTTGTAATAAATAAAAAGATTGAAGGCCAGGAAATTACCCCTAACCTAAATAGATGGTTAAAGAAAAGCTTGTATTTTGATAACTATTATTATCAGGTAGCTGGTGGAAATACTTCTGATGCAGAGTTTATGTCTAACAACTCACTTTACCCTGCTTCTTCAGGAGCTGCATACTACATATATAGCGGAGACGAATTTAATTCTCTTCCAAAGCTTTTAGATAAAAAGGGCTATTATTCCGCTGCTTTCCACGGATATAAAGAAGGCTTTTGGAATAGAAATGCTATGTATGTAAAAGAAGGCTTTGATAAGTTCTATGGAGAAAAGAGCTTTAATATAGATGAAAAAATTGGACTTGGTCTAAGTGATGAATCTTTCTTTAAACAATCTTTAGAAGAGATTAAATCCTTTAAGGAACCATATTTTTCATTCTTAGTAACCTTAACTAGCCATTTTCCTTTTGAAGCCACAGATAAATACGGTGAATTCAATGTAGGAAATTTAGAAGGAACCTTTACAGGAAATTACCTAAAATCTATACATTATGCTGATAAACAGTTAGGAATGTTTTTAGATCAGTTAGAAAAGGACGGTATTATGGACGATTCTATAATAGTTCTATATGGTGACCACTTTGCAATACCAAAAAATCACGCTGAAGAACTTTATACCTTTGTAGGCGAAACTGGCAATGATGAATTTACCTGGATGAAACATCAAAAGGTTCCACTAATAATGCACTTCCCTAAGGATGCTCATAAGGGAGTTAACAGTGTGGTTTCTGGTCAAATGGATGTATTCCCTACTTTGTGTAATATGTTTGACCTTAAGAATCCTTATAAATTTGGACGAGATTTGTTTAATGTTAAGGACAGACTAGTAGTATTTAGAACCGGTTCTTTCATAGACAATAATGTGTTCTATTCTTCTTCTTCAAAAAAATATTACGATTTAAAAACTGGCCAGGAAGTAAAAGAAACTGACGCTTTAAAAAAGAAAAAAGAAGAAGCTTTAAAACACTTAGATTATAGTGATACTCTATTAGATCACAATTTAATTAAGAAATTTACGGAAAATAAATAG
- a CDS encoding TSUP family transporter produces the protein MFNIIFLCVAGFLAAFVDSIAGGGGLISVPAFMLAGLSPTYVLGTNKFSSTTASLTSSIKFITSKKVNFKILKFLIPFTLVGAYLGVNTVLAIDEAILNVLVLVLILFIGIYSLFSKSLGLTNNFKGLNKKNMFLGILLAFSLGFYDGFFGPGTGSFLIFGFINIFGYDFVNASGNARVLNFTSNVSSLILFALHRRIFYAYAIPVAIFMILGAQFGTKVALKKGSKLIKPIFITMSLAVAGKMVFKLFT, from the coding sequence ATGTTTAACATTATATTTTTGTGTGTAGCTGGCTTCTTAGCTGCCTTTGTGGATTCCATTGCTGGAGGAGGGGGACTTATTAGCGTACCTGCTTTTATGCTAGCTGGACTTTCACCAACTTATGTTCTTGGAACAAATAAATTTTCTTCCACCACTGCATCTCTTACTAGTTCCATTAAATTTATTACTTCTAAAAAAGTAAACTTTAAAATATTGAAGTTTCTTATTCCCTTCACTTTAGTAGGTGCTTATTTAGGTGTGAATACAGTACTTGCTATTGATGAAGCAATATTAAATGTTTTAGTTTTAGTACTCATATTATTTATAGGGATATACAGCTTGTTTTCTAAGTCATTAGGCCTTACTAACAACTTTAAGGGGTTAAATAAGAAAAATATGTTTCTTGGAATACTGCTAGCTTTTTCTCTAGGATTTTATGATGGATTTTTTGGTCCAGGCACTGGTTCCTTTCTAATATTTGGGTTTATAAATATATTTGGATATGATTTTGTAAATGCCAGTGGAAATGCTAGAGTTTTAAATTTTACAAGCAATGTGTCCTCATTAATTTTATTTGCTTTACATAGAAGAATTTTTTACGCTTATGCTATACCCGTGGCGATATTTATGATATTAGGTGCTCAATTTGGAACAAAGGTAGCCTTAAAAAAAGGTTCAAAACTTATAAAACCTATTTTTATAACCATGTCATTAGCTGTTGCAGGGAAAATGGTTTTTAAACTATTTACTTA